CAATATCAAGCTCCTCTTTCAATTAAGCAAAATAAGAAATAACTCCACAATACGAATTAAACTCCATCAATTAATTCCAACAATTATCAAGAATCgaatccctaatcaagttatCAAAAATACCGTATCTGTCAACACCCTAATGAAAATTATTCCATAGCAATGGAAGAAGTCATCTCAATAAGGTTTAAAACATAGAAAATATCAATGCTAATGATTCGATACAAACTCCCGTATTGCACGATTGTTGGTGAAATCATGATGAATTCTTGTGTCTTCTTGCCTTAGTTGCTTCTCCAATCTTTcgtaggtcaaaagtcccttttaaaaatgtatttttggtgtatttatactgTATAGAAGTGGGTCCGGTCAAAATTACTCTTTCCAGGCCGAAACAGAAAAAACTCTAAGAATATTGCACTGGCACGTCATGCCCTACGTCGCGTGTGTGGGGATTTTCCAAGGGCATGCAAAACGCCTGTCATACCCAATATGCACTTCTGCGCCGTATCTCGCGGCACCCCATGTGGTGCGGCTGTGTATTTTTCTCAGAGTGTATCGTTTCGTCCattttttgacatccagacttggtcctcgacccctcaACGCGATTCCGatttaattccttgggcttttactcagactttaaagctccaaatTATTCGATTTAGCTCCAATTCATCTTTTTAACTCGGAATCAACTCCTGCATGGCATAAAACACGAAATAAGTACAATTcgctatcatttaagctcaaacacacgtAAAATGCACTATTTATAGTGTAAACTATGACTAAAACAcgagtttctagcctaccatcaactaGACAAGTTAACCAAACATCTAACCTTTAAGCAGCCTATTGAAGTTGGTAATCCTTCAAAACATCTACCTACCCAATCCTACCCCCACTACACTCTCATGAAGAGAGACAACACGTATAACTGATATGACAATCCAGCACGTAAAACATGAAATTCGACTTTTATTCACCCTGCAGTAACTATCTAATTCACATATGACACCTTAGCTTGGGGGACaacaaagtgtcacgacccaaaattccaccattggcgtcgtgatggcacctagtctctaatactaggtaagccgatttcaattacattttgaagtcatttttttgaattaaataagtaatcaaaactaacaatggaacaaatatgaatatacaacctcccaagactggtagtactgagtcgcgaactctaactgaatatatggaatgatctcgtggaccgaatatacaatactatttgattgaaaattaacagtacaatgaaatgaaaagactccaagggactgcgatgaccaagcagctctaccttgaatccttacgatcccgctttaactctgctcaagtccgatatctccaatacctggatctgcacaaaaatgtacagaagtgtagtatgagtacaccacggtcggtacccagtaagtatcaagactaacctcagtgaagtaaagatgaggtacagtcaagacactcactagtctaatagcatgtgcaatataatatacaaaataataggaaacagataataataagggcaacataaaataaccagtgatatgcacaacaagacaacaagaacaccattaataaatacaattacacccaattaaatcaagtccttcaaataattgtctttcacatataattcttccaaataactctctttcaaatataattttctcaaataattatcttttaaatataattctttcaataaatctcttcaaatataatttcctcaaataaatatctttcaaatacaattctttcatataatactctttaaataaaaatccttctaaataaatattttgaatataattcgttcaattaaaaagtcaccatgtgacacctcatttcataatcataaaaatacgggtctcaacccatttttatatttttcgtaaatacgggtctcaacccattttttatattttcacgacacctcgtgctcataattaaatcatcatatttccccggcacctcgtgccctcatttcatatcacaactgcacggacaattcacgtgccaaatatcattatcatttaatcacagcacctcgtgcccacatttatatcacaactgcacagacaatCCACGTGTcaatattctcattatttactcacggcacctcgtgcccacattttattttataatccgcctagcaatagccacatgctctcaatttcaatataaatcagattgtaatcaatttaccaacaacaagacaaattgcacaaggtataaaaataaacacaagaaaatcacaacatcacatgaaaattaccaacaccacaactccacatcatcacatattgtCCCTgataatatccacccttatctctcttataaccgcccttatcactcctataatagcctccattgtccctccgccctgacaatatcaatagcaacccttatcgctcctattgccaccattatctctcctatagccacccttatcgctccgcccagacaatattccaacaaacacaacaacggtgaaatgccacccttatacccacataataacaatggtgaaatgccacccttatatcctcaaaataataactcacacaacacaataatttacacggcaacataacaaaatcaattcatatcacaatttgcccaatggccacaaccaaaattccaaagatacgaccaaatcaattaatttcacaacaaatagccgaaggctccacacaatgtatataacaccccaaaaaaataatcaacagagatagaaattactcagcataaagcaaagccttcattaatccaaatttagataattatattaacacttctttttaaacttgcttaattaattatttgcatagggaaaattcttattgaaatttaattccaagaaatatcaaaccaacaatactcacgaaattacataagttttcaagtaacaatcacatcaaattgtcatataaaaacaaattcaacaacaaggatttaggcatggcaaatagatgatttaataaatactAACAATTATCCAAATTACTACACAATATtcccaagactttaactcaatgaactttgcacatataagcccgagtacgtactcgtcacctcgcgtacacgatttttttacatttcacaaatggcacataagactcgatgcctaaggggtaattcccccactcgaggttaaggaagacacttacctttttgaagttatgccgatactCCAAAATCTCctttttgcttgaattgacctccggaccgctcaaatccatccaaattaattgtataactttattaaaattcatcaaaaataattccggataataatacgtcgacttaaaaatttattccaaaaagtcaacaaaagtcaacgcggggctcgcctcttggaacctgacataatttttataacatccgaacacccattccgatacgagttcaaccataccaattttatcgaattccaataacaactcgacctccaaatcttaaattttcgtttattggaagattttacaaaaatcttgatttcctccgtttaaatctgaattaaatgatggattcaaaggcataaatatggaaattaatcaaaactggataagaatcacttaccccaaatacccacgcaagaatctctccaaaaattgccttctccaaatttaattttgtgttatgaactcaaaaccctcgttttgggacttttaattctgccaagataggccttcttcgcgttcgcgaccattgcTTCGCGTTCCCGAAGCACAAACTTGACTGCCAGtatttaacccttcgcgaacgtgaattTTTACAAAtctcacccttcgcgaacgtgacactggcttcgtgaacgcgaagctttaccagctcatacctttgcgaacgcgaccaccacctcgtgaacgcgtagaacaaggacCTAGGGTCCCCAATTGaattctcttcttcgcgaacgcgaagctttaacaccagatcctcttcgcgaacgcgagacctcacTCGCGGACACGAAGGGCAAATCTTGCCTGCCTCAAATTCCCCTTCGCAAACACGAGGTcgcactcgcgaacgcgaagaaggaaaccagaagaatGCAGCAACaaatatcagcaatctcaccaaggtcaaaaatgatccgttaaccccaccccacccccaccccctaactcacccgagccccccgggacctcaaccaaacatatcatcaagtctcataacatcatatgaacttagtcgaaccctcaaatcacctcaaacaacgctaaaaccacgaatcataccccaattcaaacctaatgaactttgaaattttaagtttccacaaacgacgccgggATCTATGAAattaatccggaatgacttcaaattttcacacaaatcataaatgacataacaaagctattcaaatttccagaatcagattccgaccccgatatcaaaaagttaacccccggtcaaacttctcaaaaatttatctttcgccatttcaagccaaattcctctacagacctccgaataatttttcggacacacacCTAAGTCCataattaccatacggagctattgacatcatcaaaattccattccggagtcgtttgctcaaaagtcaactctccgatcaactattttcatttaagcttctaaataaggattgttcttttccttaaattccgaatcttcagtaaatcaaactcgaccatatccgtgggtcataatacatattgcgaagctactcgagaccttaagtcactgaacgggacgTTAATtattaaaacgacaagtcgggtcgttacacaaagaTAGATGAGTAAGATCTGCTAATAATTCCCAGAAAACAAGCTCTAACTTAAAAACACTAATCACTTGCGTTGGACGATAAATGCTTGCTTGCATCGGATGTTTACTTACACCAAACCATATTAATTACTCCCTCCATCTCATAATATGTGTCGTGgttactaaaaatatttatctcaaattattcgtcattttagaagttcaagacaaaatatattatatttttccttttttaccctCAATAATTAATTATCTTAGAAGATTACAAGCACATTACTTATGGATAATTTTATTCAAATACCAAGAAGTCTACCTTGTAATTAAATACTTTAATCATGTTTACACTGATGCAATCAATATTTTAAATATCAAAGTTCTTTATAAAGTATATTCAAACTTTTGAAGTTCTGCTAGAGTACACGTAAtgaaagaatataaagaaaatggaGATGAAGCGAAAACTCAATATTGTTGAAGATTCAATACACGTTTGAATTTTTGTTTGAAGGAAAGATGAATGTCGTTTATCAGTTGGAAGAGTTTGTATTACTGATTTGTTAATTATCCAGGGTCTCTCTTCATATATTTTATAAAGCAAATCAATTGTATTCACATTTAGTAAAAATATGGATAATGTTATTGATGGAGATGACAcataaattgagaaaatatttaataagagtaaaatagttaaaaactATCCTTTTTTAAGGGGCGTGCACAAGAGAATCACGACACATATTATGAGACAGATGGAGTATTATTAGTAATGATTCAATAAGTGAGAATGCATATATTTAACAATGATTAAATGCTTGAAATTCATGTATAGAACATATCATACATCTATTAGTTTAGCGTAAACTATAATAAATTTTAACGCTCCTAGGATACAGTAAATCAGTTCTAATAACATATCCACTCAAAAATatgcttcaaatatatactcATCGCCTAATTTAAGATTAGAAGATCTAATAATAATTACTAAGAGCTCTAATTGCAGAATTGTAATCACTTGCGTTGGATGAAAGAAGCCATGCGCTTGATCAGATCTTTAGATTTCTCAGCTTCAGGATTAGCAGCCTGAAAGCAATGACCTTCACCTTCAACCTCAATGAACTCTAATTCACCTTTCCATCCACTGTTCTTCACAGCTTCAGCGAATCGACTCACAATTTCACTTGGGACAAGCTCATCTTTCTTTCCTGCACACACGAAAAGCCTTGAGCAACCTAACTCAGACAAGCTTGGGCATATTTCTGAAACTGGATTAACCATTGGGCTATTAATTCCCTGTTCAGATGGTGGACAAATAGTATTCCAAAGCTTGTAAATCAAAGACCCCTCAATGTTTTCGACAGATGGGATCAAGAAGAAAGGGAAAGCAAAGATAGCACCGACGAGTTTCACGCCTCCATTTAAGCTCTCCCTACCAGCTCTCATGGTCATGTTAAAGACAATATTACCCCCAGCACTATCCCCGGCTATGAATAATCTGTTAAAATCACCATGGTTTGCTATCCATGGTTCGGCGTCTTTACCGGCGGCGTGTGAAGCCACCCACTGAAGGGCATCCCAGCAGTCTTGATAAAGTGTGGGCAGGTCATGTTCTGGGGCAAGGCGATAATTCACAGAAATAGCAATGCATTTTGATTCAGAAACCAAATGGTTGAGGTAACGGTGTTCCGTTTGGAAGAAGGCGGATCCGGCAACTAGTCCTCCGCCGTGGTAGTAAACTAAGACGGGTAGCTTTTGATCGGCGATAGTGTTTTTGGGAAGGTAAAGTCTGGCGGAGATATGAGGGGAAATGGTCACGTCTTTGGATGAAACGCCGGTGTCTGGATCTTCTAACGAGGGAGGAACTTCAACTATGCCGTAAAGTTCGTAAAAACGATGGACTCGGCCGTTTTTATAGAGTCGGTAGTAAGGGTGGAAATCAGTGATCACCTCCTCATCGTCGTTTTCGGAAAACGTCATATTGGAGAAACACAGAGAAATACTAGGAACAGAACAGAGTATGCACAAAGAGATTATGGGAATGAAATGTTAAATCTTGTGTTGCAGATGGAATAGAGTGTTTGTGGATTTATATAGTGGGATTCAGATATAGAGATTTGTTTCCTATCTTTTTCGTCGGTGTCGGTAACAAGTGGTGAAGCAGCTTTTAGTACCCGTCAACACTTCGGCAAAAGCGCGTTTAGTACGCAACCTTCTCGAAGCCACATATCTTAACAAGATTTCAAACTTCGCTTTCTCACTTTTTACTCCTTTATAGCTATTTGGCCAAGAGGCCAAaaagtcctttttttttttcttttctttttttttttctcaaaatcattttttttcctaacttgaggtatttggtcaagtttttttgggagaaaaaaatatttttgggaagaatcagaaatttttgagaagcagaaaaaatagcttcttcccaaaagtagAAGCAAAagcaattttgacttttcttcttaccaagaatacccttaacaaaatataatatatactaaaataaccgttaaacctaatacttaggatataatatataaatattttttattatttttaggatagttttataatatatagtgactttaggggtgaatgctttttatttgttgaataatttttaatatatttaacttatattaaaagaattaagtacttttaaattttatttttatattttacttaaataaaataaaaagatttaattattgcctgtaataacaaatttttgagattatttatttacttataatattaactattaagtaaatctattcatgtccttattcgtaatttgatacttaaaaacactttttgaaaagcttggccaaacacaaattattgctcaaaagtgcttttcagagtgattagccaaatacaaattgtttctctccaaaagtattttttttaaaagcacttttgaaaaaaatacttctcaaaataagctgatttctccagtttggccaaacaggctattagtcccAATTATCTTTGACTCCAAGAGTTTAGAGGTTTTAAGataaaaaataaaggaaattttAAGTAAATATCCCAAATAAgtttcaacttatcaatttctagCCATTAATTATAGACTTACCAAATTAGTCAAGCGCgtataaaaattaaaaacccaAATAAAATAAGGTACTTTCTTTCCAAGAATCTCACGTaaagatctccttccatatttttaagcgtgatcagCAACATTAAATGCAAGacgaaaagaaaattttatgaaTGAGATAGCAAACAAGGTgatgaaaacatatagatgagtcaatatacaaattttgaggaagattagaggtgatttggtatcaaaattcgtagttaaaatcgagttcaaaaaatt
The sequence above is drawn from the Nicotiana tabacum cultivar K326 chromosome 13, ASM71507v2, whole genome shotgun sequence genome and encodes:
- the LOC107768141 gene encoding 2-hydroxyisoflavanone dehydratase-like (The RefSeq protein has 1 substitution compared to this genomic sequence), producing the protein MTFSENDDEEVITDFHPYYRLYKNGRVHRFYELYGIVEVPPSLEDPDTGVSSKDVTISPHISARLYLPKNTITDQKLPVLVYYHGGGLVAGSAFFQTEHRYLNHLVSESKCIAISVNYRLAPEHDLPTLYQDCWDALQWVASHAAGKDAEPWIANHGDFNRLFIAGDSAGGNIVFNMTMRAGRESLNGGVKLVGAIFAFPFFLIPSVENIEGSLIYKLWNTICPPSEQGINSPMVNPVSEICPSLSELGCSRLFVCAGKKDELVPSEIVSRFAEAVKNSGWKGELEFIEVEGEGHCFQAANPEAEKSKDLIKRMASFIQRK